The proteins below are encoded in one region of Manis pentadactyla isolate mManPen7 chromosome 2, mManPen7.hap1, whole genome shotgun sequence:
- the PTGER4 gene encoding prostaglandin E2 receptor EP4 subtype yields the protein MSSAGANMSASSESDRLNSPVTIPAVMFIFGVVGNLVAIVVLCKSRKEQKETTFYTLVCGLAVTDLLGTLLVSPVTIATYMKGQWPGGPALCEYSTFILLFFGLSGLSIICAMSIERYLAINHAYFYSQFVDKRLAGLTLVAVYASNVLFCALPNMGLGSSRLHYPNTWCFIDWTTNVTAHAAFSYMYAGFSSFLILATVLCNVLVCGALLRMHRQFMRRTSLGTEQHHAAAAAVATAANPAAASPALPRLSDFRRRRSFRRIAGAEIQMVILLIATSVVVLICSIPLVVRVFINQLYQPALEQEISKNPDLQAIRIAAVNPILDPWIYILLRKTVLSKAIEKIKCLFCRIGGSRRDGGGQHCSDSRRTSSAMSGHSRSFLSRDLKEISSTSQTLLYMPELSENGLGGRNLLPGVPGAGPTQADTTSLRTLRISETSDSSQGQDSESILLADEVGGSSRAGPAPKGSSLQVTFPNETLNLSEKCI from the exons ATGTCCTCCGCTGGGGCTAATATGTCTGCCTCCTCTGAATCCGACCGTCTGAACAGCCCGGTGACCATCCCGGCGGTGATGTTCATCTTCGGAGTGGTGGGCAACTTGGTGGCCATCGTGGTGCTGTGCAAGTCGCGCAAGGAGCAGAAGGAGACGACCTTCTACACGTTGGTATGCGGGCTGGCCGTCACCGACCTGTTGGGTACATTGCTGGTGAGCCCGGTGACCATCGCCACGTACATGAAGGGACAGTGGCCCGGAGGCCCAGCGCTGTGCGAGTACAGCACCTTCATTCTGCTCTTCTTTGGCCTGTCGGGCCTCAGCATCATCTGTGCCATGAGCATCGAGCGCTACCTGGCCATCAACCACGCCTACTTCTACAGCCAATTCGTGGACAAGCGACTGGCGGGCCTCACGCTGGTTGCGGTCTACGCATCCAACGTGCTCTTCTGCGCGCTGCCCAACATGGGTCTGGGCAGCTCGAGGCTGCATTACCCGAATACCTGGTGCTTCATCGACTGGACCACCAACGTGACGGCGCACGCCGCTTTTTCCTACATGTACGCGGGCTTCAGCTCTTTCCTCATTCTCGCCACAGTGCTGTGCAACGTGCTCGTGTGCGGCGCGCTGCTCCGCATGCACCGCCAGTTCATGCGCCGCACCTCGCTGGGCACCGAGCAGCACcacgcggccgccgccgccgtggCCACTGCCGCTAAcccggccgccgcctcccccgCCCTGCCGCGCCTCAGCGACTTTCGCCGCCGCCGGAGCTTCCGCCGCATCGCGGGCGCCGAGATCCAGATGGTCATCTTACTCATCGCCACGTCGGTGGTGGTACTCATCTGCTCCATCCCCCTCGTG GTGCGTGTGTTCATCAACCAGTTGTATCAGCCAGCTTTAGAACAAGAAATCAGCAAAAACCCAGATTTGCAGGCCATCCGAATTGCTGCTGTGAACCCCATCCTCGACCCCTGGATATATATCCTCCTGCGGAAGACAGTGCTGAGTAAAGCAATAGAGAAGATCAAATGCCTCTTCTGCCGCATTGGTGGGTCACGCAGAGACGGTGGGGGACAGCACTGCTCAGACAGCAGGAGGACATCCTCCGCCATGTCCGGCCACTCTCGCTCCTTCCTTTCCCGGGACCTGAAGGAGATCAGCAGCACATCTCAGACCCTACTTTACATGCCAGAACTCAGTGAAAATGGCCTTGGAGGCAGGAATTTGCTTCCAGGTGTGCCTGGCGCAGGCCCGACCCAAGCAGACACCACCTCACTGAGGACTTTGCGAATATCAGAGACCTCGGACTCCTCACAGGGTCAGGACTCAGAAAGCATCTTACTGGCAGATGAGGTTGGTGGGAGTAGCAGGGCTGGGCCGGCCCCAAAGGGGAGCTCCCTGCAAGTCACATTTCCCAATGAAACACTGaacttatcagaaaaatgtatatag